The Vibrio sp. 10N DNA window AAGCGGGACGCTGGTTTGCAGAAGTATTGGCAGCTAACAGTATCCCAGTGAGTTTTATCGATAAGTTCGTGCCGACCCCAATTGTTATGTACAAGGCGAAAAGCATGGGCTGCGCGTATTCTGCGTGCATCACCGCGTCTCATAACCCGGCAGATTACAACGGCATCAAGGTGTTTATTGAAGGCGGTCGTGACGCTGATGAAGTGATCACTGAGAAGATCGAAGCGCAGATTGCCACACTGACTCAACAAGAAGTGATTTCTGGCGATTTCGAGCTGTGCGTCGAGCGCGGCGCTATCAGCGTGATCAACCCGATGAACGAGTTTGTTGATTCGATCATCGACCTTATCGACATCGACGCCATCAAGCGCGCTAACCTTAAAGTGCTTATCGACCCGATGTTTGGGGTAGCGAAAAACGCACTGCAAACGGTGCTTATTAATGGACGCTGTGATGTTGACGTCATCAACGATGGCAAAAATCCAGACTTTGGCGGCTTAATGCCTTCGCCAAGTGCAGCAACCCTATATCGTCTTAAGCATCTCGTGGCGGCAGAGGGCTACGATATTGGTATTGGTACCGATGGCGATGCTGACCGTCTTGGCATCATTGATGAAAAAGGCAACTTTATTCACCCCAATGAAGTCCTGCTGCTGCTCTACTACTACTTACTTGAGTACAAAGGCTGGAAAGGCTCAGTGGTTCGTAATATCGCCACCACTCACCTACTGGATAAAGTTGCTGCCGATTACGGTGAAAAGAGCTTTGAGGTTCCCGTAGGCTTTAAGCACATCAGTAGTCAAATGGAGGCCGACGATTCACTGATTGGCGGTGAGAGCTCAGGCGGCTTGACCATTCGCGGTCACATCAAAGGTAAGGACGGCGTATTTGCCTCTAGCCTTTTAGTCGAAATGCTCAGTGTCACTCAGAAGACACTTTCCGAGTTGCTATCAGAGATCTACGGTAAGTATGGCTACGCCTATACCGCCGAAGGCGATTGCACCTTTAAACCATCACAAAAAGACAGCTTGTACCACAAACTCTACGTCGAGAAACTGCTCCCTGAGTTTGAGTATGAAGTAGAAAAAGTCAGCTATGCCGATGGTGCGAAAGTGTACTTTAAAAATGGCGGCTGGGTGATTGCTCGCTTCTCCGGAACCGAGCCATTACTGCGCATCTTCTGTGAAATGGAAGACAAGGAACAAGCGGAATATGTTCTTCAACAGATGAAAGACTTTTTGTCTTTGTAGTCACTGTTTCCTTTCCTTTTTGCCTTAAGCGGTCTCGACTCACCTTCTTGACCGCCCATTAGCAAAAAGCTCCCTATAGGTGGAGAACATCTTTGCCCGGAACGACTGTCTCCGGGCTTTTTTGTAGTAATCCACTACTACCAAGCATTGTAAAAAATTTGTTAACTTGAGAATTTAGCGACTAATTTCCCAACCACGACAAGTAACAAGGAGAGAACACGATGGCTAAGGTACTTATTATTGCAGGCGACTTTGTGGAAGATTATGAACTCATGGTGCCCTTTCAAGCACTGCTGATGGTGGAACACCAAGTCTCGGTGGTCTGCCCTGAAAAGAAAGCAGGCGACACCATTAAAACCGCGATACATGATTTTGAAGGTGACCAAACCTACACAGAAAAGCCGGGACACCTATTTACCCTCAATGCTGATTTCAGCAGTATCGATGCGACCGACTTTGATGCCCTACTCATTCCGGGCGGACGTGCACCAGAATACTTAAGACTGAACTCAGAGGTGATTGAGTTAGTACAAGCGTTCGCGGCAACGCAAAAACCGATTGCCGCAATTTGCCATGGCGCACAACTACTTGCAGCAGCTAACGTCATTGAAGGGCGCACTATCTCAGCCTATCCGGCCTGCGCCCCAGAGGTGAAACTCGCAGGCGCCAGCTACGCTGATATTGAAGTCACCGACGCAGTTACTGACGGCCAGTTTGTCACCGCACCTGCATGGCCTGCACACCCTGCTTGGTTAGCTCAATTCAACAAGCTACTCGACTAAGACTAAAGCACAACAGACAATCGCGCAGTAGCCGCTATGCTATTCAAACCCACTGTTCATTGGAGCGCTCACCAATGTGTGAAATCTACTCTGGTGCCGAAACCAACTTGTTTGAATTGAAGTCGCGTAGCGTGCGCATTGACGGTGTCGTCACCAGCATTCGCCTGGAAGCGGTATTTTGGAAGATCATTGAAGAGATTGCGGAGGACGCTGAGATATCGGTGGCGGAGTTTCTATCGAGGATTTATCGAGAGGTGGTCGACAAGCGAGGAGAAATCGGTAACTTCACCTCGCTACTTCGTGTCGCTTGCACCACTTATCTCAATAATGGTCAGCGTATCGAGCTCTAGTTTTTAGACGACTTATCAGGCAAAAGCAACGATGCCTTGGGCATCAACACTCACCGCGACACTTTGGCCAACATCAAGCGCTTCTAATGAGGTTGCCAATACGCGGGTGCCTTCAATGTCCACCACATAACGGCAATGGTCACCCATAAACTGCTGCTCAATAACCGTAATAGTACTCTTATCTGACTGAGTCAATTGAATATGCTGCGGACGCACCAAGAGCTGACAATCGGCACCCTGCTCAATCAAGGCGCATGACTGAGCTTCAACTTGGCCGATAGCGGTATCGAATGTTGAGTCGTTAATATGCTTGGCTTGCAGATAGCTACCACCACCTAAGAAGTCGGCAACAAACTTGCTTGATGGGCAGAAATAGAGCTCCGACGCCGAGCCATATTGCTCGATTACGCCTTGGTTCATCACTGCCATTTTGTCGGCAAAGGCGAACGCTTCTTCACGGCTGTGAGTTACGAAAATCGCGGTCACACCCTGTTTTTTGAAGATTTTGCGGATCTCGCGGATCAGCTCATGACGCACTTGGGTATCAATGTTGGAAAACGGTTCATCAAGTAGCAGTAGGTCGGGCTTATACGCCAAGCTGCGCGCAATCGCCACGCGCTGCTGCTGACCACCCGACAGTTGATGCGGGTAACGGTCAATGAACTGCTCAAGGTGTACCAGTGACAACATTTCCATCACGATGGCATCTTGCTGCGCTTTAGGCGTGCCTTTCAGACCAAACGCGACGTTCTGCGCTACTGTAAGATGAGGAAACAGTGCGTAGTCTTGGAAAATCATCCCGATGTTGCGCTGCTCTGGCGGCATCCAAGTTTCACCGTTATCAATCTCGCGCTCACCCAGCGTCATCTTGCCTGCAGACAGCGGCAATAGACCAGCGATCGCTTTTAGCAAGGTTGTTTTACCGCAACCACTGGCGCCCAGCAAACAAACAATCTCCCCTTGATTAACCTGCAGAGACAAGTTCTCAAGTACTGTTTGATCGTCATACTGACAAGATAGGTTTTCGATAGACAGTGCAGTGGTCATCAGTGATTTTGCTCCAATGAACGGTTAACAATAATGAGCGGCAGTAATCCAACGAGTACCAGCAAGACGGCTGGCATCGCAGCTAGCTCCAAATGCTCATCTGAGGCAAAGTTATAAACGTAAGTAGCCAAGGTTTCAAAGTTGAATGGACGTAGCAGCAGCGCAGCATTGAGCTCTTTCATCGACTCAATAAACACCAACAGCCCAGCAATCAACACGCCACGTTTGATCAATGGCAAATGCACGCGAACCAACATCTGATTCTTTTTACAGCCCATAGTGCGTGAGGCCATATCTAGCGAAGGAGAAATCTTACTCAGACTGGTTTCGATACTACCAATCGCCACCGCAGAAAAACGCACCACCATGGCAAAAATCAGCGCAAACATCGAGCCAGAGAAAATCAGGCCAGGACGCTGCCAGTCCATCGCTTTGGCGAAATCATTCACCGAATGATCCATAAACAGAACGGTCACCATCACACCAATCGCCAATACAGTCCCGGGGACGGCATAACCCAGCGATGAGGCTCGCATGAAAACAACCCCCTTACGACTTGGATCTAAGCGGCGATAGAAGTTAACCACCAAAGCGACGATCACGCCGATGATGGCGGCAATGATAGAGACCTGCAAGCTGTTGATGGCATAGGTTTGAAACTCTTCGGTCCAACTTTGTGCAAAGTACTTGTAGGCATAGATCACGAGTTGTCCAAGTGGGAAGATAAACGCTGCCGACACCAAGCCCCAGCACCAGGTTAATGCCGCCCACTTTTTCCAGCCACGTAACTCGTAACGAAAATCTTCATGGCTGTTGTACTGACTTTGAAACAGTTTCTGTTTACGGCGACTGTAGCGCTCTGCGCCCAGTAGAAGCACAATCACCACCATCATCATGGCGGAAATTTTGGCTGCGGCACTCAAGTTCGAATAACCAAGCCAAGTATCGTAAACCGCCGTGGTCAAAGTGCTGACCGCAAAGTAGCTGACCGTACCAAAATCACCAATGGTTTCCATCGCCACCAGCGACAAGCCTACCGCAATAGAGGGACGCGCGAGTGGCAGTGAAATACGCCAAAAGCTTTCTAACGGCGAGCACTTAAGCAGCCTTGCCGATTGCAGCAAAGAGACGTTTTGCTCCATAAAAGCGGCTCGACACAGCAAATAAACGTAGGGGTAAAGCACCAACGAGAGTACAACCGTTGCACCGCCCACAGTGCGTATATCCGGGAACCAGTAGTCGCCAGCTTGCCAAGCAAACACATCACGCAGCCACACTTGAATAGGGCCAGCAAAGTCAAACCAGTCGGTAAAGATATACCCAATAATATAGCCCGGCATCGCCAAAGGCAGCACCAGCGCCCATTGCAATACTCGCTCCGTAGGCAAGCGACACATGGCCATCAGCCAAGCACTTGGTACACCAAAAATAAGAGAAAGCAGCAGAACGCCAACCACCAGTTTGATGGTATTGAGGATATAGGTGGGCATCACCGTCGACATCAGGTGTGCGAAAAGATCACTTGATTCACCAAGTGCGGTATAGAAGATCGCTAAAATAGGCAAAACCAGTAGCAGAGTTAACACTCCACTACTGGTTTTCCAAACAACATTTTTTTCTTTCATTGCCTAAACATACATCAGGCGACGCGAAGTCGAGAAGTCATAAACCAGATTGAATAAGGGGGCATTATACCCCCTTTTTTCGATTATAGGTCGAACTTAACTTCATCTAACAATTTGATCGCAGCGCTGTGGTAACCAGCAATGTCATCTAGCGAGATAGTATCTGCTTTGAAGTCACCCCAAGATGCCACAAGTTCAGAACGCTTAACGCCTTCTTTCACTGGGTACTCGTAGTTCACTTCTGCGTACATTTGCTGCGCTTTTTCGCCTGTTAGGAACTCCATTAGCTTCAGTGCATTGTCTTTGTTTGGCGAGTGTTTCGCCATTGCCATGCCACTCACGTTAACGTGCGTGCCAGTGGTTTCTTGATTCGGGAAGTTGATGTAAACCGCATCAGCCCACGCTTTTTGCTCTTTGTCGTTAACCATTTTACCTAGGTAGTAACTGTTACCTAGAGAAACGTCACAAAGACCTTCTTTGATCGCTTTAACTTGAGCGCGGTCGTTGCCTTGTGGCTTACGAGCTAGGTTCGCTTTTACGCCTTCTAGCCACTCTTTAGTTTCTGCTTCACCATGGTGAGCAATCATAGATGAAACCAAAGATACGTTGTAAGGGTGCTTACCGCTACGAGTACAGATTTTGCCTTTGTACTCAGGCTTAGCAAGGTCTGCATAGTTGAACTCTGCACCTAGCTTACCAACACGGTCGCGAGATGAGTAAACATTACGAGTACGTAGAGTCAGAGCAAACCACTCATTCTCTTTATCACGGTACTGAGCAGGTACGTTCGCGTTAATCACATCGCTGTCTACCGCTTGAACTACGTCCTTGTCTGTTAGCTCTGCAAGACGGCTGATATCCGTTGTTAGCACAACGTCAGCTGGGCTGTATTCGCCTTCTTGCGCAAGCTTCTCTGCCAAACCTTTCTTAGCAAACTTCACGTTAACCTTGATGCCCGTTTCTTTCGTGAACTCGTTGAACATTGGCTCAACAAGGAAAGGTTGACGGTAAGAGTAAACGTTGACTTCTTCCGCAGCCATCGCTGGAGCGGCAAAGCTTGCTGCGATTGCAGAAAGAGTTAGCAGTTTTTTCATTGTTTAGTTCCTTTAATTCATAATGAGAACGTTTATCAGTTGCGTTATTATATTCATACAGATTTGAAAAACAATGATCTGACATAAAAAAACCTGCCTAATAAGGCAGGTTTTTAATAAAAGTGTAACTAAATGTTACTTCATGCTGACGAACTCTGGGTAAGCACCAACACCACAGTCGTGCATGTCCATACCTTCTAGCTCTTCTTCTTCCGATACGCGGATACCGATTGTTGCTTTCAGTACCGCCCATACCGCTAGACTTGCTGCGAATACCCAACCGAAGATAACTGCCGCACCTAGAAGCTGTGCACCGAACGTTGCGTCACCGTTGCTTAGTGGCACAACCATTAGGCCAAAGAAACCACACACACCGTGAACTGAGATAGCACCTACTGGATCGTCAATCTTAAGCTTGTCTAGGCCAATGATGCTGAATACGACTAGCGCGCCACCTACTGCACCGATTGCTACCGAGTAAACTGGTGATGGAGACAGTGGGTCTGCTGTGATTGCGACCAGACCAGCTAGTGCACCGTTAAGAATCATTGTTAGGTCAGCTTTACCCCACGTTGTCTTACACACAAGCATTGCTGCAATTGCACCCGCCGCTGCTGCTGCGTTGGTGTTTAGGAAGATTTGACCAACTGCTGTTGCGTTCTCGAAATCAGAAACCATTAGCTGAGAACCGCCGTTGAAACCGAACCAACCTAGCCATAGGATGAACGTACCTAGTGTTGCTAGTGGCATGTTCGAACCTGGGATTGGGTGGATTTCACCGTTCTTACCGTATTTACCTTTACGAGCACCCAGTAGTAGAACACCTGCTAGAGCGGCTGCTGCGCCTGCCATGTGAACAATACCTGAGCCTGCGAAGTCACTGAAGCCTGCTTCTGATAGGAAACCGCCGCCCCATGTCCAGTAACCTTCCATTGGGTAGATAAACGCTGTTAGCACTACAGAGAAGATTAGGAAAGACCAAAGCTTCATACGCTCAGCAACTGCACCTGATACAACTGACATTGCTGTTGCAACGAATACTACTTGGAAGAAGAAGTCCGACTCTAGAGAGTGGTCTGCGCCTTCACCTTGAGTGCCAATTAGCGCACCAAATGATGGTAGCCAACCGCCTTCGCCGTTATCTACATACATGATGTTGTAACCCACGATGAGGTAACAAGTACACGCAATCGCGTAAAGACAGAAGTTTTTAGTTAAGATTTCTGTTGTGTTCTTTGAGCGGACTAGACCCGCTTCTAACATGGCGAAACCTGCCGCCATCCACATTACTAGTGCGCCTGAAATAAGAAAGTAAAAAGTGTCCAGCGCGTAACGTAGTTCGCTTACAGTCGTTGCTAATTCCATAATAAGTTCTCCAATCCCTTAAAGTGCTTCAGCGTCCATTTCGCCCGTACGAATACGTACTGCTTGGGCTAGGTCGTACACAAATATTTTTCCGTCGCCAATCTTGCCGGTTTGAGCAGCGTTAGTGATCGCTTCAATAACTCGGTCTACGTTGTCTGCGTGCGTCGCGATTTCAAGTTTTACTTTCGGTAGAAAGTCCACTTGGTACTCCGCACCACGATATAATTCTGTGTGTCCTTTCTGACGGCCAAATCCTTTGACCTCAGAAACGGTCATTCCCTCGATACCAACATCTGCAAGTGCTTCTCTTACATCATCGAGTTTGAATGGTTTAATGATTGCGTTAATAAGTTTCATGGCATCCCCTTCGCCTTTTATCCCTGTTACGTATTCTAGTAATCAAGGTGCGTGCCAACTTTTTAACCTGTTGAAAAATATAGAATTGATGTTTTTATGTTATACAAATGAAAACACCTTGCACTTTATTGGTGCAAGGTGTTCACAAAAATAATGCGTTTTATGTTATTAGCACTAGGAGTGTGCAAATTTGGGGCAAAGGGTCACTACCTGTTGTGAATAAAACGCTCCCATTGCTCTAAAACCGAGCGAAAATCCTCTAGTCCACACTCGCTATGACTCTCACTCTCATAAACAGAAAACTCTTCATCCATCTCCATTAAACTGTCAAAAGCTAAGGAATTTTCGTAAACATGAACCTCCGAGTCCACCACACTTAATGAGATCTCTTTACCTTGCCACTTGAACTCATTGCCCGAAAACTGGGCAGCTTGAGTGAGCAACTCGGTAATTTCCATGATGGTGCGGTCACTGGTACTGATCTCTTCTTGCAGCAGACGAGCAATCACTTCTTGCCCCATCTCGCATCTCACTAGGTACTCACCTGTGAAACTGTTTTTAATAAACTCGAATTCCATCACTGTTTCTCTTGGTAATCTCGCGGCGATTATACCTTAGTTTGCAAGACAATCGGGTATACTCAAAAGCATCTTCCGATTACATGTTCAACGTATGCAGCTTAACTCTCTCATTGCTAAACAAATTGTCGATCGTGCGAAAAAGATCATCGATTACTCTATTAACGTGATGGACGAAAATGGCGTCATCATTGGTTCAAGTGATCCCTCTAGGCTGCATCAGATCCACGAAGGCGCGCTACTGGCGATCCGCGATAACCGCACCTTAGAGATCAATGATTCCGTTGCCTCTACCCTTTCAGGGGTTAAAAAAGGCATCAATCTACCTATTATCTACGACGAGAACGTGATTGGTGTAGTGGGTATCTCTGGTACACCGGAAGAGGTGCGCAGTTATGGTGAGCTGGTCAAGATGACCGCCGAGCTTATCGTAGAACAGGCGGCCTTAATGTCGCAGGTGCAATGGAATAAACGACATCGCGAAGAGCTACTTCTACAACTAATAGAAGGCTCAAGCTTAAACGAAGGCCAATTGCTCTCCATCGCACAAAGGCTCGACCTCGACCTTGCCCAGCCTCGCGTTGCTACTGTGATCAAAGTGATCCCACGACCAGGCGAGCCAGTAACACTTGAACACCTACAAAAGCTGGTGCATCTATTGGAGTATCCAGAGCGCGATAACATCGTCGGGATCGCTTCGGTATCGATGAATGAGATCGTGGTTTTGAAGCCGGTGACGATTATCAATGATTCGTGGAGCCGCAAAGAAGAAGAGAAGCGAGTGGCAAAGCTGCTAAAACGTATCGACCAAGAGTGTGATTTTTCAATTCAAATGGCGATAGGTGACTACTTCCCTGAACTGGTCGGTATTGCTAAATCCTATGAAACCGCCAAAGCGACCATCGAAAGTAGCCACAGCCTAGATGGTCCTATTTTGTTTTATCAAGACCGCAAGTTATCGGTACTAATAAGCAGCATCAAACACGACCCATGGCGCGCCAATCAGCTAAAGACTCCGATTGAAAAACTGATTACTGCTGATAGCAAAGGCGTGCTTCTAAAGACGCTGCGCACTTTTTTTGAGCAAAACTGCGATCTAGCTCAAACTTGTGAATCCCTCCATATCCACCGTAACACTTTGCGATACCGACTCGACAAAATAGAGCAAACAACTAACTTAAACATCAACAACTTAGACGAAAAAGTACAACTCTACCTAGCGTTAAAATGTTTGTAACAAAATGGTTAATTTGTGCATTTGCACAAATTAACCATAATCACCAATGATAAATTCGTCAGCTCGCATAAAGAAAACCTTCCCCTAAATGGCTACTCTTCCGCTCAATAAGGGTTTTTAGACCCAAAGAAAAAATTATTAAAATTGCGGAAACCAAACCATGATTGAAGTCTCTACCTTAGGCGCACTAGCAGCTCTGATTGTTGCCATCGCCCTTATCCTTAAGAAAGTTCCACCTGCTTACGGCATGATCATCGGCGCCCTTGTCGGTGGTGTTGTCGGCGGCGTTTCTCTCACCGATACTGTTGCTCTAATGATCGGAGGTGCACAAGGCATTGTCACTGCAGTACTCCGTATTCTGGCAGCGGGTGTTTTGGCGGGCGTGCTGATCGAATCCGGCGCGGCAACTTCTATTGCTGAGACCATTGTTAAAAAAGTCGGCGAAACTCGCGCGCTTCTCGCTCTAGCGATTGCCACTATGATTTTGACTGCGGTTGGCGTATTCGTTGACGTTGCGGTGATTACCGTTTCACCAATCGCACTGGCGATTGCACGCCGTGCTGACATCTCCAAAACCGCTATCTTGCTGGCGATGGTCGGCGGCGGTAAAGCCGGTAACGTGATGTCACCAAACCCGAATGCGATTGCGGCAGCAGATGCGTTCAACGTTCCTCTAACCTCGGTAATGGCAGCGGGTGTTATCCCTGGACTGTGCGGCATGATCTTCGCCTACTTCATCGCGAAAAAGCTAGTCAACAAAGGCTCTAAAGTCGCAGAGAGCGAAGTGGTTGCTGTTGATCACTCTAAGCTGCCTAAATTTAGTGCTGCGATTGTTGCTCCATTAGTCGCCATCGCACTGCTTGCGCTTCGCCCTATTGCTGGCATCAACGTTGACCCGCTCATCGCACTACCACTCGGTGGCTTGATGGGTGCCGTCGTCATGGGTCGCTTTGCCGACACTAACCACTTTGCCGTATCTGGCCTATCGCGTATGGCACCAGTAGCAGTAATGCTTCTTGGTACCGGTACCCTTGCTGGCATCATCGCTAACTCAGGTCTAAAAGATGGCCTTATTGATGTGCTGACTGCCTCAGGTCTTCCATCATACCTACTTGCTCCAATTTCAGGTGCCATGATGGCACTCGCAACCGCATCGACCACAGCTGGTACTGCGGTCGCGTCAAGCGTATTTAGCTCCACCATTCTTGAACTCGGCGTTCCTGCTCTAGCGGGTGCAGCCATGATTCACTCT harbors:
- a CDS encoding phosphoglucomutase/phosphomannomutase family protein, producing the protein MIKFGTGGWRAFIGEEFTKDNVKLVAQALANIIKAENVAERGFVIGYDRRFLSDKAGRWFAEVLAANSIPVSFIDKFVPTPIVMYKAKSMGCAYSACITASHNPADYNGIKVFIEGGRDADEVITEKIEAQIATLTQQEVISGDFELCVERGAISVINPMNEFVDSIIDLIDIDAIKRANLKVLIDPMFGVAKNALQTVLINGRCDVDVINDGKNPDFGGLMPSPSAATLYRLKHLVAAEGYDIGIGTDGDADRLGIIDEKGNFIHPNEVLLLLYYYLLEYKGWKGSVVRNIATTHLLDKVAADYGEKSFEVPVGFKHISSQMEADDSLIGGESSGGLTIRGHIKGKDGVFASSLLVEMLSVTQKTLSELLSEIYGKYGYAYTAEGDCTFKPSQKDSLYHKLYVEKLLPEFEYEVEKVSYADGAKVYFKNGGWVIARFSGTEPLLRIFCEMEDKEQAEYVLQQMKDFLSL
- a CDS encoding DJ-1/PfpI family protein translates to MAKVLIIAGDFVEDYELMVPFQALLMVEHQVSVVCPEKKAGDTIKTAIHDFEGDQTYTEKPGHLFTLNADFSSIDATDFDALLIPGGRAPEYLRLNSEVIELVQAFAATQKPIAAICHGAQLLAAANVIEGRTISAYPACAPEVKLAGASYADIEVTDAVTDGQFVTAPAWPAHPAWLAQFNKLLD
- a CDS encoding ribbon-helix-helix domain-containing protein, encoding MCEIYSGAETNLFELKSRSVRIDGVVTSIRLEAVFWKIIEEIAEDAEISVAEFLSRIYREVVDKRGEIGNFTSLLRVACTTYLNNGQRIEL
- a CDS encoding ABC transporter ATP-binding protein; its protein translation is MTTALSIENLSCQYDDQTVLENLSLQVNQGEIVCLLGASGCGKTTLLKAIAGLLPLSAGKMTLGEREIDNGETWMPPEQRNIGMIFQDYALFPHLTVAQNVAFGLKGTPKAQQDAIVMEMLSLVHLEQFIDRYPHQLSGGQQQRVAIARSLAYKPDLLLLDEPFSNIDTQVRHELIREIRKIFKKQGVTAIFVTHSREEAFAFADKMAVMNQGVIEQYGSASELYFCPSSKFVADFLGGGSYLQAKHINDSTFDTAIGQVEAQSCALIEQGADCQLLVRPQHIQLTQSDKSTITVIEQQFMGDHCRYVVDIEGTRVLATSLEALDVGQSVAVSVDAQGIVAFA
- a CDS encoding ABC transporter permease is translated as MKEKNVVWKTSSGVLTLLLVLPILAIFYTALGESSDLFAHLMSTVMPTYILNTIKLVVGVLLLSLIFGVPSAWLMAMCRLPTERVLQWALVLPLAMPGYIIGYIFTDWFDFAGPIQVWLRDVFAWQAGDYWFPDIRTVGGATVVLSLVLYPYVYLLCRAAFMEQNVSLLQSARLLKCSPLESFWRISLPLARPSIAVGLSLVAMETIGDFGTVSYFAVSTLTTAVYDTWLGYSNLSAAAKISAMMMVVIVLLLGAERYSRRKQKLFQSQYNSHEDFRYELRGWKKWAALTWCWGLVSAAFIFPLGQLVIYAYKYFAQSWTEEFQTYAINSLQVSIIAAIIGVIVALVVNFYRRLDPSRKGVVFMRASSLGYAVPGTVLAIGVMVTVLFMDHSVNDFAKAMDWQRPGLIFSGSMFALIFAMVVRFSAVAIGSIETSLSKISPSLDMASRTMGCKKNQMLVRVHLPLIKRGVLIAGLLVFIESMKELNAALLLRPFNFETLATYVYNFASDEHLELAAMPAVLLVLVGLLPLIIVNRSLEQNH
- a CDS encoding Fe(3+) ABC transporter substrate-binding protein — encoded protein: MKKLLTLSAIAASFAAPAMAAEEVNVYSYRQPFLVEPMFNEFTKETGIKVNVKFAKKGLAEKLAQEGEYSPADVVLTTDISRLAELTDKDVVQAVDSDVINANVPAQYRDKENEWFALTLRTRNVYSSRDRVGKLGAEFNYADLAKPEYKGKICTRSGKHPYNVSLVSSMIAHHGEAETKEWLEGVKANLARKPQGNDRAQVKAIKEGLCDVSLGNSYYLGKMVNDKEQKAWADAVYINFPNQETTGTHVNVSGMAMAKHSPNKDNALKLMEFLTGEKAQQMYAEVNYEYPVKEGVKRSELVASWGDFKADTISLDDIAGYHSAAIKLLDEVKFDL
- a CDS encoding ammonium transporter — encoded protein: MELATTVSELRYALDTFYFLISGALVMWMAAGFAMLEAGLVRSKNTTEILTKNFCLYAIACTCYLIVGYNIMYVDNGEGGWLPSFGALIGTQGEGADHSLESDFFFQVVFVATAMSVVSGAVAERMKLWSFLIFSVVLTAFIYPMEGYWTWGGGFLSEAGFSDFAGSGIVHMAGAAAALAGVLLLGARKGKYGKNGEIHPIPGSNMPLATLGTFILWLGWFGFNGGSQLMVSDFENATAVGQIFLNTNAAAAAGAIAAMLVCKTTWGKADLTMILNGALAGLVAITADPLSPSPVYSVAIGAVGGALVVFSIIGLDKLKIDDPVGAISVHGVCGFFGLMVVPLSNGDATFGAQLLGAAVIFGWVFAASLAVWAVLKATIGIRVSEEEELEGMDMHDCGVGAYPEFVSMK
- a CDS encoding P-II family nitrogen regulator, with amino-acid sequence MKLINAIIKPFKLDDVREALADVGIEGMTVSEVKGFGRQKGHTELYRGAEYQVDFLPKVKLEIATHADNVDRVIEAITNAAQTGKIGDGKIFVYDLAQAVRIRTGEMDAEAL
- a CDS encoding YacL family protein; translated protein: MEFEFIKNSFTGEYLVRCEMGQEVIARLLQEEISTSDRTIMEITELLTQAAQFSGNEFKWQGKEISLSVVDSEVHVYENSLAFDSLMEMDEEFSVYESESHSECGLEDFRSVLEQWERFIHNR
- a CDS encoding sugar diacid recognition domain-containing protein, yielding MQLNSLIAKQIVDRAKKIIDYSINVMDENGVIIGSSDPSRLHQIHEGALLAIRDNRTLEINDSVASTLSGVKKGINLPIIYDENVIGVVGISGTPEEVRSYGELVKMTAELIVEQAALMSQVQWNKRHREELLLQLIEGSSLNEGQLLSIAQRLDLDLAQPRVATVIKVIPRPGEPVTLEHLQKLVHLLEYPERDNIVGIASVSMNEIVVLKPVTIINDSWSRKEEEKRVAKLLKRIDQECDFSIQMAIGDYFPELVGIAKSYETAKATIESSHSLDGPILFYQDRKLSVLISSIKHDPWRANQLKTPIEKLITADSKGVLLKTLRTFFEQNCDLAQTCESLHIHRNTLRYRLDKIEQTTNLNINNLDEKVQLYLALKCL
- a CDS encoding GntP family permease; amino-acid sequence: MIEVSTLGALAALIVAIALILKKVPPAYGMIIGALVGGVVGGVSLTDTVALMIGGAQGIVTAVLRILAAGVLAGVLIESGAATSIAETIVKKVGETRALLALAIATMILTAVGVFVDVAVITVSPIALAIARRADISKTAILLAMVGGGKAGNVMSPNPNAIAAADAFNVPLTSVMAAGVIPGLCGMIFAYFIAKKLVNKGSKVAESEVVAVDHSKLPKFSAAIVAPLVAIALLALRPIAGINVDPLIALPLGGLMGAVVMGRFADTNHFAVSGLSRMAPVAVMLLGTGTLAGIIANSGLKDGLIDVLTASGLPSYLLAPISGAMMALATASTTAGTAVASSVFSSTILELGVPALAGAAMIHSGATVLDHMPHGSFFHATGGAVHMDIRERLKLIPYESAVGLMIAFVSVMIFGVFGLFV